In Actinoplanes sp. NBC_00393, a single genomic region encodes these proteins:
- a CDS encoding PspC domain-containing protein has translation MTTAAPPQPRRLYRPRDHRIVAGVAVGLARHLGLPVLAVRIALVVLLGFNALGLLLYAAFWAVLPQEARDDEEPTRRDFAALMPFAAIGLGVVLLQALVFDDQVATTAGWMIAVIAVGAGVIWHQSDPSRRDQGADNNIAAAPWFAAFVSENDRRSFVFRFIGGGILVAVGIIGVIAVYAPTESLSAVFNGVIFAFVGLLGVGVVVAPLVWRTFGQLRAEREGRIREQERAELAAMIHDQVLHTLALIQRNSADIKEVQRLARGQERSLRNWLYRPTGSPTERFAAALEQAAAEVEDTYAITVETVVVGDTQSDERVMALVAAAREALVNAARHAGVQTVSLYAEVEEDELSVFVRDRGAGFELGGVAETRHGVRGSIIGRMQRHGGRAEIRSAPGDGTEVRLMLPVYESVTAGKEQAR, from the coding sequence GTGACTACCGCTGCCCCGCCGCAACCGCGCCGGCTGTACCGGCCGCGCGACCACCGCATCGTCGCGGGCGTCGCCGTCGGCCTGGCCCGCCACCTCGGCCTGCCGGTGCTGGCGGTGCGCATCGCGCTCGTCGTCCTGCTCGGCTTCAACGCCCTCGGCCTTCTTCTCTATGCGGCGTTCTGGGCGGTGCTCCCCCAGGAGGCCCGCGACGACGAGGAACCCACCCGTCGCGATTTCGCCGCCCTGATGCCGTTCGCCGCGATCGGCCTCGGTGTGGTCCTGCTCCAGGCGCTGGTCTTCGACGACCAGGTGGCCACCACGGCCGGCTGGATGATCGCGGTGATCGCGGTCGGCGCGGGCGTGATCTGGCACCAGTCCGATCCGAGCCGCCGTGACCAGGGCGCCGACAACAACATCGCCGCAGCGCCGTGGTTCGCGGCCTTCGTGTCCGAGAACGATCGGCGTTCCTTCGTCTTCCGCTTCATCGGCGGCGGCATCCTGGTCGCGGTCGGGATCATCGGCGTGATCGCGGTGTACGCACCGACCGAGTCGCTCTCCGCCGTGTTCAACGGCGTGATCTTCGCGTTCGTCGGTCTGCTCGGCGTCGGTGTCGTGGTGGCGCCGCTGGTCTGGCGCACTTTCGGACAGCTGCGCGCCGAGCGCGAGGGCCGGATCCGGGAACAGGAACGGGCCGAGCTGGCCGCGATGATCCACGACCAGGTGCTGCATACCCTGGCGCTGATCCAGCGCAACTCCGCCGACATCAAAGAGGTGCAACGGCTCGCCCGCGGGCAGGAACGCAGCCTGCGCAACTGGCTCTACCGGCCGACCGGGTCGCCGACCGAGCGTTTCGCCGCCGCGCTGGAGCAGGCCGCCGCCGAGGTCGAGGACACGTACGCGATCACCGTGGAGACCGTCGTGGTCGGTGACACCCAGTCCGACGAGCGGGTGATGGCGCTGGTCGCCGCGGCCCGGGAGGCGCTCGTCAACGCCGCACGGCATGCCGGCGTACAGACTGTTTCGCTCTACGCCGAGGTGGAGGAGGATGAGCTCAGCGTCTTCGTCCGGGACCGGGGGGCGGGCTTCGAGCTCGGCGGCGTGGCGGAGACGCGCCACGGCGTACGAGGGTCGATCATCGGGCGCATGCAGCGACATGGCGGGCGCGCCGAGATTCGGAGCGCGCCCGGCGACGGTACCGAGGTGCGGCTCATGCTCCCCGTCTACGAGAGCGTGACCGCCGGTAAGGAGCAGGCACGATGA
- a CDS encoding response regulator transcription factor: MTEPVAQPEDRRLTVFLVDDHAMFRAGVRAELGVHVEVVGEASTVSEAISRIAAVQPDVVLLDVHMPDGGGRAVLESVRRSHPQVKFLALSVSDAAEDVIGLIRAGARGYVTKTISPDELAAAVKRVADGDAVFSPRLAGFVLDAFASRPDVPVADPELDQLTNREREVLRLLARGYAYKEIAKELFISIKTVETHVSNVLRKLQMSNRYELSRWAADRRLV, translated from the coding sequence ATGACCGAGCCCGTGGCACAGCCGGAGGACCGCCGGCTCACTGTCTTCCTGGTCGACGACCACGCGATGTTCCGCGCCGGGGTGCGCGCCGAGCTCGGTGTGCACGTCGAGGTGGTGGGAGAGGCCAGCACGGTCAGCGAGGCGATCAGCCGGATCGCGGCGGTTCAACCCGACGTGGTGCTGCTCGACGTGCACATGCCGGACGGCGGGGGACGGGCCGTTCTCGAGTCGGTGCGGCGCAGCCATCCGCAGGTCAAGTTCCTCGCGCTCTCCGTGTCGGACGCGGCCGAGGACGTGATCGGCCTGATCCGGGCCGGCGCCCGGGGCTACGTGACCAAGACGATCTCGCCGGACGAGCTGGCCGCCGCGGTGAAGCGGGTGGCCGACGGTGACGCCGTCTTCAGCCCACGGCTGGCCGGCTTCGTGCTGGACGCCTTCGCGTCCCGGCCGGACGTGCCGGTCGCCGACCCGGAGCTGGACCAGCTCACCAACCGCGAGCGCGAGGTGCTGCGGCTGCTCGCCCGGGGGTATGCGTACAAGGAGATCGCGAAAGAGCTGTTCATCTCGATCAAGACAGTCGAGACACACGTCTCCAACGTGCTCCGCAAACTCCAGATGAGCAACCGCTACGAGCTGTCACGCTGGGCCGCTGACCGGCGCCTGGTCTAG
- a CDS encoding peptide ABC transporter substrate-binding protein yields the protein MPGKSPWKMAVGATAIALLAAGCGGGGSDDSAATSNTISVGIGEPQHLIPSNTTESNGAEVLSSLFYPLVDFDAENKPVEVAAESITADPTNTTWTVKLKPGFTFHNGEAVVAQNYVDAWNYGAYGPNGQGGSYFFTRIDGFDAMQSTDPDGEEGPKKAPEPAAKKLTGLTVVDDTTFTVKLSAPFAGFKSLLGYTVFYPLPKAAFSGDGVLAEGFEDAIIGNGPFKMKGKWEHDSQIVVEKVADFKGQVPKVDGITWKIYQEDTAQYADLVAGNLDVQTQIPIESLAKASADLGDRFKKSPNSVFQFVGFPTFQKEFSNVDVRRAISMAINRQEITDQVFLGSQTPATSFVSPVVAGYRPNTCGANCEYNPTEAKTLYTNAKGPSEIKITYNVDGGHKAWVDATCNQIKASLGVNCTGQGEPKFADLLTKVEKKQPVGLIRLGWIMDYPLMENYLGPLYGTGGSSNYYGYSNPTFDNLVKAGSEAATPEESIAKWQEAEDILAKEMPVIPLRVGQNVFGYSEKVTNVEVDLFQKINIYKVEVVS from the coding sequence ATGCCTGGGAAAAGCCCATGGAAGATGGCGGTCGGTGCGACCGCCATCGCCTTGTTGGCCGCCGGTTGCGGTGGCGGCGGGTCCGATGACTCGGCCGCTACTTCCAATACGATTTCGGTCGGTATCGGCGAACCGCAGCACCTGATCCCGTCGAACACGACGGAGTCGAACGGTGCGGAGGTTCTTTCGTCGCTGTTCTACCCGCTCGTCGACTTCGACGCGGAGAACAAGCCGGTCGAGGTCGCCGCGGAGTCGATCACCGCCGACCCGACCAACACCACCTGGACCGTGAAGCTCAAGCCGGGCTTCACCTTCCACAACGGCGAGGCTGTCGTCGCGCAGAACTACGTCGACGCCTGGAACTACGGCGCCTACGGGCCCAACGGCCAGGGCGGTTCGTACTTCTTCACGAGGATCGACGGCTTCGACGCGATGCAGTCGACCGACCCGGACGGCGAGGAGGGCCCGAAGAAGGCGCCCGAGCCCGCGGCCAAGAAGCTGACCGGTCTGACGGTGGTCGACGACACCACCTTCACCGTCAAGCTCTCGGCGCCGTTCGCCGGCTTCAAGTCGCTGCTCGGCTACACCGTCTTCTACCCGCTGCCGAAGGCCGCGTTCTCGGGTGACGGCGTTCTCGCCGAGGGCTTCGAAGACGCCATCATCGGCAACGGCCCCTTCAAGATGAAGGGCAAGTGGGAGCACGACTCGCAGATCGTCGTGGAGAAGGTCGCGGACTTCAAGGGCCAGGTGCCGAAGGTCGACGGCATCACCTGGAAGATCTACCAGGAGGACACCGCCCAGTACGCGGACCTCGTGGCGGGCAACCTCGACGTGCAGACCCAGATCCCGATCGAGAGCCTCGCGAAGGCTTCCGCCGACCTGGGCGACCGCTTCAAGAAGAGCCCGAACTCGGTCTTCCAGTTCGTCGGTTTCCCGACGTTCCAGAAGGAGTTCTCGAACGTCGACGTGCGCCGCGCGATCTCGATGGCGATCAACCGCCAGGAGATCACCGACCAGGTCTTCCTGGGCTCGCAGACCCCGGCGACCTCGTTCGTCTCCCCGGTCGTCGCGGGCTACCGCCCGAACACCTGTGGCGCGAACTGTGAGTACAACCCGACCGAGGCCAAGACGCTCTACACGAACGCCAAGGGCCCGTCGGAGATCAAGATCACGTACAACGTCGACGGTGGCCACAAGGCCTGGGTCGACGCCACGTGCAACCAGATCAAGGCCTCGCTGGGCGTCAACTGCACCGGCCAGGGTGAGCCGAAGTTCGCCGACCTGCTGACCAAGGTCGAGAAGAAGCAGCCGGTCGGCCTGATCCGCCTCGGCTGGATCATGGACTACCCGCTGATGGAGAACTACCTCGGCCCGCTGTACGGCACCGGTGGTTCGTCGAACTACTACGGTTACAGCAACCCGACGTTCGACAACCTGGTGAAGGCCGGCTCCGAGGCGGCGACTCCGGAGGAGTCGATCGCCAAGTGGCAGGAGGCCGAGGATATCCTCGCCAAGGAGATGCCGGTCATCCCGCTGCGCGTCGGCCAGAACGTCTTCGGCTACTCGGAGAAGGTCACCAACGTTGAGGTGGACCTCTTCCAGAAGATCAACATCTACAAGGTCGAAGTAGTCAGCTGA
- a CDS encoding ABC transporter permease codes for MFRYIVRRLLQMVLTFFGATFVVFALMFANQDDPLQALAGERPISESQRIALTERYHLDEPFLVQYWYYMKGLLTGDFGQSLTGRQIGDMLEQAWPVTFRLAVLAAVIAAVFAIVAGVISAIRRGGAFDNVTLVFTLVLLSMPIVVIAPLAQLLFGIQLGWFPPTSGADPGLWQLLLPALVLASSVFATQLRVTRTSVAENLRADYVRTAKAKGLAFKRVISVHVLRNSLIPVITLIGVDLGNLMAGAIVTEGVFNIPGVGFNLARGIRTEDGPLVVGFVSALVIIFLIVNLLVDLLYAALDPRIRYE; via the coding sequence ATGTTCCGCTACATCGTGCGGCGCTTACTACAAATGGTGCTCACCTTCTTCGGTGCCACCTTCGTAGTCTTCGCGCTGATGTTCGCCAACCAGGACGACCCCCTCCAGGCGTTGGCGGGCGAACGACCCATCTCCGAGAGTCAGCGCATCGCGCTGACCGAGCGTTACCACCTGGACGAGCCCTTCCTGGTCCAGTACTGGTACTACATGAAGGGCCTGCTGACCGGCGACTTCGGTCAGTCACTCACCGGGCGCCAGATCGGCGACATGCTCGAGCAGGCCTGGCCGGTCACCTTCCGGCTCGCCGTTCTCGCCGCCGTGATCGCCGCCGTCTTCGCGATCGTTGCCGGTGTCATCTCGGCCATCCGCCGCGGTGGCGCCTTCGACAACGTCACTCTGGTCTTCACGCTGGTGCTGCTGTCGATGCCGATCGTGGTCATCGCGCCGCTCGCCCAGCTGCTCTTCGGTATCCAGCTCGGCTGGTTCCCGCCGACCTCCGGCGCTGATCCCGGCCTCTGGCAACTCCTGCTACCGGCGCTCGTGCTGGCGAGTTCGGTTTTCGCCACACAGCTACGAGTCACCCGGACCTCGGTCGCCGAGAACCTGCGAGCCGACTACGTGCGTACCGCCAAGGCCAAGGGTCTGGCCTTCAAGCGGGTCATCTCCGTGCACGTGCTGCGTAACTCGCTGATCCCGGTGATCACCCTGATCGGTGTCGACCTGGGCAACCTGATGGCCGGCGCGATCGTGACCGAGGGTGTGTTCAACATCCCCGGTGTGGGCTTCAACCTTGCGCGTGGCATCCGGACCGAGGACGGTCCGCTGGTGGTCGGTTTCGTGAGCGCCCTTGTGATCATCTTCTTGATCGTGAACCTGCTCGTCGACCTCCTGTACGCCGCTCTCGACCCCAGGATCCGCTATGAGTGA
- a CDS encoding ABC transporter permease has protein sequence MSDLNSVTAAEAPTGLADQPRPRRGRQDKPRSLASDAWADLRRSKIFWVAIVLVFIVLLMAAFPSLFTSADPEDCALSRKFAGPSGSAIFGFDFQGCDVYARTVYGARNSIIVGIVSTFIAGVIGMTVGLSAGFFGGWADAVLSRFIDIMLAIPFLLAGIVLSSRLSSDPNDDGLIAVILTLGLLTWTTGARVMRSAVISAKNQDYVAAGRMLGAGSGRLMLRHILPNSIAAFIVVLTILLGVNIGVEATLSFLGVGLKGDAISWGIAISEATGTARVAAAPLVWPATFLGLTVLAFIMLGDAIRDAFDPKLR, from the coding sequence ATGAGTGACTTGAACTCGGTTACCGCAGCCGAAGCCCCGACCGGCCTGGCGGATCAGCCCCGGCCACGGCGCGGCAGGCAGGACAAGCCGCGCAGCCTGGCCAGCGACGCCTGGGCGGACCTGCGCAGGAGCAAGATCTTCTGGGTGGCCATCGTCCTGGTGTTCATCGTTCTGCTGATGGCGGCGTTCCCGTCGCTGTTCACCTCGGCGGACCCGGAGGACTGTGCGCTCAGCCGGAAGTTCGCCGGCCCGAGCGGCAGCGCCATCTTCGGGTTCGACTTCCAGGGCTGCGACGTCTACGCGCGGACCGTCTACGGTGCTCGGAACTCGATCATCGTCGGCATCGTGTCGACCTTCATCGCCGGTGTGATCGGCATGACCGTCGGTCTCTCCGCCGGTTTCTTCGGCGGCTGGGCCGACGCGGTGCTGTCCCGCTTCATCGACATCATGCTGGCCATCCCGTTCCTGCTCGCCGGCATCGTGCTGTCCTCGCGGCTCTCCTCGGACCCGAACGACGACGGCCTGATCGCGGTGATCCTGACCCTGGGCCTGCTGACCTGGACCACCGGAGCCCGTGTCATGCGGTCCGCGGTGATCTCGGCGAAGAACCAGGACTACGTCGCCGCGGGCCGCATGCTCGGCGCCGGTTCCGGACGTCTCATGTTGCGGCATATCCTGCCGAACTCGATCGCTGCCTTCATCGTCGTGCTGACCATCCTGCTGGGCGTCAACATCGGCGTCGAGGCGACCTTGTCGTTCCTCGGTGTCGGGCTCAAGGGCGATGCCATCAGCTGGGGTATCGCGATCTCCGAGGCCACCGGCACGGCCCGGGTGGCGGCGGCGCCGCTGGTCTGGCCCGCGACGTTCCTCGGCCTGACGGTGCTGGCCTTCATCATGTTGGGCGACGCCATCCGCGACGCCTTCGACCCGAAGTTGCGGTGA
- a CDS encoding ABC transporter ATP-binding protein has protein sequence MDAIPGVDPRAPLLEVNDLHVEFRTQYGVAKAVNGANFWLAPGETLAILGESGCGKSVTAQAIMGILDSPPGFITKGEVRYRGVDLLTLPEEQRRKVRANRIAMIFQDALSALNPVYTVGFQLGEVFRVHRGMSRSDARKRAIELLEQVKIPAAKSRANDFPHQFSGGMRQRVMIAMALALDPEVLIADEPTTALDVTVQAQIMGLLAELQQQRNMGLILITHDMGVVADVADRISVMYAGKVVEEAGVYDIYSRPAHPYTRALLESIPRLDMKGQQLNVIRGLPPALTDIPKGCAFNPRCRYAKDPCRQDPAPPAYAVAPHRTSRCHFFREVLGE, from the coding sequence ATGGACGCCATACCCGGCGTCGATCCGCGCGCACCTCTGCTCGAGGTCAACGACCTGCACGTCGAGTTCCGCACGCAGTACGGCGTCGCCAAGGCCGTCAACGGTGCGAACTTCTGGCTCGCCCCGGGCGAGACCCTCGCCATCCTGGGCGAGTCGGGCTGTGGCAAGTCGGTGACCGCCCAGGCGATCATGGGCATCCTGGACAGCCCTCCCGGGTTCATCACGAAGGGCGAGGTCCGCTACCGCGGGGTCGACCTGCTCACCCTGCCGGAGGAGCAGCGCCGCAAGGTGCGCGCCAACCGGATCGCGATGATCTTCCAGGACGCGCTCTCCGCGCTGAACCCGGTCTACACGGTCGGGTTCCAGCTCGGCGAGGTGTTCCGGGTGCACCGCGGGATGTCCCGGTCGGACGCCCGCAAGCGGGCCATCGAGCTGCTCGAGCAGGTCAAGATCCCGGCCGCCAAGTCCCGGGCGAACGACTTCCCGCACCAGTTCTCCGGCGGTATGCGCCAGCGCGTCATGATCGCCATGGCGCTCGCGCTCGACCCGGAGGTGCTGATCGCCGACGAGCCGACCACGGCGCTCGACGTCACCGTGCAGGCGCAGATCATGGGCCTGCTCGCGGAGCTTCAGCAGCAGCGCAACATGGGCCTCATCCTGATCACGCACGACATGGGCGTGGTCGCGGACGTCGCCGACCGGATCTCCGTGATGTACGCGGGCAAGGTCGTCGAGGAGGCCGGTGTCTACGACATCTACTCGCGGCCGGCTCACCCGTACACCCGGGCGCTGCTCGAGTCGATCCCGCGGCTCGACATGAAGGGCCAGCAGCTCAACGTCATTCGCGGCCTGCCGCCGGCGCTGACCGACATCCCGAAGGGATGCGCGTTCAACCCGCGCTGCCGGTACGCGAAGGATCCGTGCCGCCAGGACCCGGCGCCGCCGGCGTACGCCGTGGCGCCGCACCGTACTTCCCGTTGCCACTTCTTCCGGGAGGTTCTCGGTGAGTGA
- a CDS encoding ABC transporter ATP-binding protein: protein MSDVVLETKGLVKHFPITQGIVFKTKVGAVQAVDGVDIQLRRGETLGVVGESGCGKSTLAKLLVGLEKPTAGSIMVRGQDMVRLKGNELRKARRNIQMVLQDPYTSLNPRMTVGDIIGEPFEIHPEVVPRKGRERAVQDLLDTVGLNPDHINRYPHQFSGGQRQRIGIARALALKPEIIVCDEPVSALDVSIQAQVINLLERLQDEFGLSYIFIAHDLSVVRHIADRVAVMYLGRIVEQGYETEIYDQPTHPYTQALLSAVPVPDPRLRGNRDQIVLEGDVPSPANPPSGCRFRTRCWKAQSICAEQDPVLQIRERSPHPSACHFAEIRDVVHGR from the coding sequence GTGAGTGACGTCGTCCTGGAGACCAAGGGTCTCGTCAAGCACTTCCCGATCACCCAGGGCATCGTCTTCAAGACGAAGGTCGGTGCGGTCCAGGCGGTCGACGGCGTCGACATCCAGCTGCGCCGTGGTGAGACGCTCGGCGTGGTCGGCGAGTCCGGCTGCGGCAAGTCCACGCTGGCGAAACTGCTGGTCGGCCTGGAGAAGCCGACCGCTGGCTCGATCATGGTGCGTGGGCAGGACATGGTCCGGCTCAAGGGCAACGAACTGCGCAAGGCCCGCCGCAACATCCAGATGGTGCTGCAGGACCCGTACACCTCGCTCAACCCCCGGATGACGGTCGGCGACATCATCGGCGAGCCGTTCGAGATCCACCCGGAGGTGGTCCCGCGCAAGGGCCGCGAGCGTGCGGTGCAGGACCTGCTGGACACGGTCGGCCTCAACCCCGACCACATCAACCGCTACCCGCACCAGTTCTCCGGCGGTCAGCGCCAGCGCATCGGCATCGCCCGGGCCCTGGCGCTCAAGCCGGAGATCATCGTCTGCGACGAGCCGGTGTCCGCGCTCGACGTGTCGATCCAGGCGCAGGTCATCAACCTGCTGGAGCGGCTGCAGGACGAGTTCGGGCTGTCGTACATCTTCATCGCGCACGACCTGTCGGTGGTTCGGCACATCGCCGACCGGGTGGCCGTGATGTACCTCGGCCGGATCGTCGAGCAGGGGTACGAGACCGAGATCTACGACCAGCCGACACACCCGTACACCCAGGCTCTGTTGTCGGCCGTGCCGGTGCCGGACCCGCGCCTGCGAGGAAACCGCGACCAGATCGTGTTGGAGGGTGACGTGCCGTCGCCGGCCAACCCGCCGTCGGGTTGCCGCTTCCGGACCCGGTGCTGGAAGGCGCAGAGCATCTGCGCCGAGCAGGACCCGGTACTGCAGATCCGGGAGCGTTCGCCGCACCCGAGCGCGTGTCACTTCGCGGAGATCCGCGACGTGGTGCACGGGCGCTGA
- a CDS encoding chorismate mutase, whose protein sequence is MTADVMDQATGAGQEPAAEKIREMRDRINEIDQAIIDLWLERASLSQEVGKTRMASGGTRLVLAREREIVERFRNALGPDGTQVALLLLRSGRGPL, encoded by the coding sequence ATGACCGCCGACGTGATGGACCAGGCAACCGGCGCGGGCCAGGAGCCGGCCGCCGAGAAGATCCGGGAGATGCGCGACCGGATCAACGAGATCGATCAGGCCATCATCGACCTCTGGCTGGAACGTGCCAGTCTCTCCCAGGAGGTCGGTAAGACCCGGATGGCCAGCGGCGGCACCCGCCTCGTGCTGGCCCGGGAGCGGGAGATCGTCGAGCGTTTCCGCAACGCGCTGGGCCCGGACGGCACGCAGGTCGCCCTGCTGCTGCTCCGCTCCGGCCGCGGCCCCCTCTGA
- a CDS encoding bifunctional metallophosphatase/5'-nucleotidase: MSLLQRRGRAVLTAALLAATGVVAAIPTTQTAAAAPPPEFNPVSASYGAPKGATVQGQFLSYNDFHGAIDPPTGSGAVINASGTSTPAGGVEYLATYLKNLRAEAKAEGRQTITAGAGDLIGATPLVSAAFHDEPTIELMNTIGLQVSSVGNHEFDEGVAELIRIQRGGCHPTDGCQDGDGFRGAKFTYLAANTIDNRTGLPILPPIDIRYVGGVPVGFIGMTLEGTPSIVNPAGIKNVHFTDEIVTANKWSNLLTLFGVKAQVLLLHEGGSQGSATPTPGVSDCTDFTGPVVPIVAGLNPSISIVISGHTHRFYSCKLPNSKGADTVVTSAGSNGQLVTDIDYTLDKRTGRFTAITAKNVIVENGVPDGNGGWLKDAGGAYLKNPDTVDPAAKKVADKYRTAVAPIANRIVGSITADIVRTANPAGESPLGDVIADAQLAYTQGAGAQIALMNPGGIRADLDADQSSGGEAFGQVTYGEAFTVQPFNNLVVTQTFTGAQLKNVLEQQFVGFAGQTTQRILQVSAGLTYTWSASAAPGSKVTNLALNGTPIDPAANYLVTTNDFLANGGDGFSNLTLGSGRVTAPGFDVDALVAYLGTGPIAPGPANRITTTP, from the coding sequence ATGTCTCTTCTCCAGCGCCGGGGCCGGGCCGTTCTGACTGCCGCGCTCCTGGCAGCGACCGGAGTCGTGGCGGCGATCCCGACCACGCAGACCGCAGCGGCCGCACCCCCGCCGGAGTTCAATCCGGTGTCGGCTTCCTACGGCGCGCCGAAAGGCGCCACCGTCCAGGGCCAGTTCCTCAGTTACAACGACTTCCACGGTGCGATCGACCCACCCACCGGCAGCGGTGCGGTGATCAACGCCAGCGGGACGAGTACCCCGGCCGGCGGCGTGGAGTACCTGGCGACATATCTCAAGAACTTGCGGGCCGAGGCCAAGGCCGAGGGCCGCCAGACGATCACGGCCGGCGCCGGCGACCTGATCGGCGCGACGCCGCTGGTCAGCGCGGCGTTCCACGACGAGCCGACGATCGAGTTGATGAACACGATCGGGCTGCAGGTCAGCTCGGTGGGCAACCACGAGTTCGACGAGGGTGTGGCGGAGCTGATCCGCATCCAGCGCGGCGGCTGCCACCCGACGGACGGCTGCCAGGACGGCGACGGCTTCCGCGGGGCCAAGTTCACCTACCTCGCGGCGAACACGATCGACAACCGGACCGGACTGCCGATCCTGCCGCCGATCGACATCAGGTACGTCGGCGGCGTCCCGGTCGGTTTCATCGGCATGACGCTCGAGGGCACCCCGAGCATCGTCAACCCGGCCGGCATCAAGAACGTGCACTTCACCGACGAGATCGTGACCGCCAACAAGTGGAGCAACCTGCTCACCCTCTTCGGGGTCAAGGCGCAGGTCCTGCTGCTGCACGAGGGCGGCTCGCAGGGCTCGGCCACGCCCACTCCCGGCGTGTCGGACTGTACTGACTTCACCGGTCCGGTGGTGCCGATCGTCGCCGGCCTCAACCCGTCGATCAGCATCGTGATCTCCGGACACACCCACCGCTTCTACTCGTGCAAGCTGCCGAACAGCAAGGGCGCCGACACGGTCGTCACCAGCGCCGGCAGCAACGGTCAGCTGGTCACCGACATCGACTACACGCTCGACAAGCGGACCGGCCGGTTCACCGCGATCACCGCGAAGAACGTGATCGTGGAGAACGGCGTGCCGGACGGCAACGGCGGCTGGCTGAAGGACGCCGGTGGGGCGTACCTGAAGAATCCGGACACCGTCGATCCGGCGGCGAAGAAGGTGGCGGACAAGTACCGCACCGCGGTCGCCCCGATCGCCAACCGGATCGTCGGCAGCATCACCGCCGACATCGTCCGGACCGCCAATCCGGCCGGGGAGAGCCCGCTCGGTGACGTGATCGCCGACGCGCAGTTGGCGTACACGCAGGGTGCCGGCGCGCAGATCGCCCTGATGAACCCGGGTGGCATCCGCGCCGACCTGGACGCCGACCAGTCCTCCGGCGGCGAGGCGTTCGGCCAGGTGACGTACGGCGAGGCGTTCACCGTCCAGCCGTTCAACAACCTGGTGGTCACCCAGACGTTCACCGGAGCGCAGCTCAAGAACGTGCTGGAGCAGCAGTTCGTCGGCTTCGCCGGGCAGACCACCCAGCGCATCCTGCAGGTGTCGGCGGGTCTGACGTACACCTGGTCGGCCTCGGCCGCACCCGGCTCGAAGGTCACGAACCTCGCGCTGAACGGCACACCGATCGACCCGGCCGCCAACTACCTGGTGACGACGAACGACTTCCTGGCCAACGGCGGCGACGGCTTCAGCAACCTGACCCTGGGCAGCGGGCGGGTCACCGCACCCGGCTTCGACGTGGACGCGCTGGTGGCGTACCTCGGCACCGGCCCGATCGCACCCGGCCCGGCCAACCGGATCACCACAACGCCGTAA